One Megasphaera elsdenii DSM 20460 genomic window carries:
- a CDS encoding YidC/Oxa1 family membrane protein insertase: MDVLSGIMTTFMNYCYAFTQNVGYPSYGAAIIMLTLIIKLVLAPLTAKQIRSMEGMQTLQPKIKELQKKYKGNQKKMQEEMTKLYREMGVNPLSGCLPILIQMPFLIAIFYALREYPYDPAFESFLWLPSLGQPDPTYIMPVLSAVSTYFIQNQMSGAQVAASDAQAKQQKIMKIVMPLFIGWISLNFPSGLVIYWVVSNVFQWAQQYLMTHLKKKGARSEA; this comes from the coding sequence ATGGATGTCCTCAGCGGTATTATGACGACATTCATGAATTACTGCTATGCATTTACCCAGAATGTAGGCTATCCGAGCTATGGCGCTGCCATTATCATGCTTACTTTGATCATCAAATTGGTTCTGGCACCGCTTACGGCGAAACAGATCCGTTCCATGGAAGGCATGCAGACCTTGCAGCCTAAGATCAAAGAATTACAGAAGAAATATAAGGGCAATCAGAAAAAGATGCAGGAAGAAATGACCAAACTGTATCGGGAAATGGGCGTCAACCCCTTGTCGGGCTGTCTGCCGATCCTCATTCAGATGCCATTCCTCATCGCTATTTTCTATGCTCTCCGGGAATATCCCTATGACCCGGCTTTCGAAAGCTTCTTATGGCTTCCCAGCCTGGGCCAGCCGGACCCCACATATATCATGCCGGTACTGTCGGCAGTTTCGACTTATTTCATCCAGAACCAGATGTCCGGTGCGCAGGTAGCGGCTTCGGATGCACAGGCCAAGCAGCAGAAGATCATGAAGATCGTCATGCCCTTGTTCATCGGCTGGATCAGTTTGAATTTCCCCAGCGGCCTGGTCATTTACTGGGTTGTTTCTAACGTATTCCAGTGGGCACAGCAGTACCTCATGACCCACCTCAAGAAAAAAGGAGCACGATCAGAAGCATGA
- the mnmG gene encoding tRNA uridine-5-carboxymethylaminomethyl(34) synthesis enzyme MnmG, which yields MFVVDTYDVIVIGAGHAGCEAALASARLGAKTLMATLNLDNIALMPCNPAVGGPGKSHLVREIDALGGEMGINTDKTCLQMRMLNTGKGPAVYSLRAQSDKKMYQLAMTKTLENQENLDVKQLMITDLLVEDGAVIGVRTELDEVYKAKCVILATGTYLKGKIIIGTCTYSGGPIGQRSAEDLSGSLLKAGLKLMRFKTGTPARVDRRTLRTDEMAKQEGDKDGHAFSFLSERKDRNKECCWLTFTNEETHKIIRDNLDRAPMCNGIITGIGPRYCPSIESKIVRFADKKRHQLFIEPEGESTEEMYVQGMSTSMPADVQYAFLRTIPGLEDVKIMRPGYAIEYDCLDPTQLTPWLETKKISGLFSAGQANGTSGYEEAAAQGLMAGINAALKIQGKDPFILTRSEAYIGVLIDDLVTKGTNEPYRIMTSRSEYRLILRQDNADLRLTQKGYDLGLVTQERYDRFSAKKEAIEQGIAALKEISVTPSKANLEKLERLGTAPIHTAITAYDLLRRNDVDYEALRTVFDLPELAADVEEEIEIMIKYEGYISRQMEQVEKMNRLEQKKMPADIVYADIDTLSAEARQKLDEIRPLSLGQASRISGVSPADITALLIVLEQHSREEKNHVSQ from the coding sequence ATGTTTGTAGTCGATACATACGATGTCATCGTCATCGGTGCCGGTCATGCCGGCTGTGAAGCGGCCCTGGCCAGTGCCCGTCTGGGCGCCAAGACCCTGATGGCGACGTTGAACTTAGATAATATTGCCCTCATGCCCTGTAATCCCGCCGTCGGTGGTCCGGGCAAGAGCCATCTCGTCCGGGAAATCGACGCCCTGGGCGGGGAAATGGGCATCAATACGGATAAGACCTGCCTCCAGATGCGGATGCTCAATACCGGCAAGGGACCGGCTGTCTATTCGCTCCGGGCCCAGTCCGATAAGAAGATGTACCAGCTGGCCATGACCAAGACCCTGGAAAACCAGGAAAACCTCGATGTCAAGCAGCTCATGATTACGGATCTCCTCGTCGAAGACGGCGCCGTCATCGGGGTCCGGACGGAACTGGACGAAGTCTATAAAGCCAAGTGCGTCATCCTGGCGACGGGGACCTACCTCAAGGGGAAAATCATCATCGGCACCTGCACCTATTCCGGCGGCCCCATCGGCCAGCGCTCGGCCGAAGACCTGTCGGGGTCGCTCCTCAAGGCGGGCCTCAAGCTCATGCGCTTCAAGACAGGGACGCCGGCCCGCGTCGACCGCCGCACCCTGCGGACGGACGAAATGGCCAAACAGGAAGGCGATAAAGACGGCCATGCCTTTTCTTTCCTGTCGGAACGCAAGGACCGCAACAAAGAATGCTGCTGGCTGACTTTCACCAATGAAGAAACGCATAAGATCATCCGCGACAACCTCGATCGGGCGCCGATGTGTAACGGCATCATCACCGGCATCGGCCCGCGTTACTGCCCGTCCATCGAATCGAAAATCGTCCGCTTTGCCGATAAGAAGCGGCATCAGTTGTTCATCGAACCGGAAGGTGAATCGACGGAAGAAATGTACGTCCAGGGCATGAGCACCAGCATGCCCGCTGACGTCCAGTACGCCTTCCTGCGGACCATTCCGGGCCTGGAAGATGTCAAGATCATGCGTCCTGGTTACGCCATCGAATACGACTGCCTGGATCCGACACAGCTCACACCATGGCTGGAAACGAAGAAGATTTCCGGCCTCTTCTCGGCAGGCCAGGCCAACGGCACCAGCGGCTACGAAGAAGCGGCTGCCCAGGGCCTCATGGCCGGCATCAACGCGGCCTTGAAGATACAGGGGAAGGATCCGTTCATCCTGACCCGTTCTGAAGCCTATATCGGCGTCCTCATCGACGACTTGGTCACCAAGGGCACGAATGAACCGTACCGCATCATGACCAGCCGCAGCGAATACCGCCTCATCCTGCGCCAGGATAATGCCGACCTGCGCCTGACTCAGAAAGGCTACGATTTGGGCCTGGTCACGCAGGAACGGTACGACCGTTTCTCGGCCAAGAAAGAGGCTATCGAACAGGGCATTGCCGCCTTGAAAGAGATTTCGGTCACGCCGTCCAAGGCCAACCTGGAAAAACTGGAACGCCTGGGTACGGCACCGATTCACACGGCTATTACGGCCTATGACCTCCTGCGCCGCAATGATGTCGATTATGAAGCCTTGCGGACGGTCTTCGACCTGCCGGAACTGGCTGCCGATGTGGAAGAAGAAATCGAGATCATGATCAAATACGAAGGCTATATCAGCCGTCAGATGGAACAGGTTGAAAAGATGAACCGCCTGGAACAGAAGAAGATGCCTGCCGACATCGTCTATGCCGATATCGATACCCTGTCGGCCGAAGCCCGGCAGAAACTAGACGAAATCCGGCCCTTGTCCCTGGGCCAGGCCAGCCGTATCTCCGGCGTCTCGCCGGCGGATATCACGGCCCTGCTCATCGTACTGGAACAGCACAGCCGGGAGGAAAAAAATCATGTTTCGCAGTGA
- the rnpA gene encoding ribonuclease P protein component, translating into MYELTKEQRLCKNHEYQLVYRRGKSYVNRRVVLYVLPRSPKQPTRIGFVTGKKIGCAVERNRCRRLMKEVYRLHQFELRDGFDLVLIGRSSLKYAGYKDAEHSILQLFRHARVLKKK; encoded by the coding sequence ATGTATGAACTAACAAAAGAGCAACGGCTGTGCAAAAATCATGAGTACCAGCTCGTATACCGCCGCGGCAAGTCGTATGTCAACCGCCGCGTCGTCCTGTACGTCCTGCCGCGCTCACCGAAACAGCCGACCCGGATTGGTTTCGTAACGGGTAAGAAAATCGGCTGCGCTGTCGAACGCAACCGCTGCCGCCGCCTGATGAAGGAAGTCTATCGCCTGCACCAGTTTGAATTGCGCGATGGTTTCGACTTGGTCCTCATCGGCCGCAGCAGTTTAAAATACGCCGGATACAAAGACGCAGAACACAGCATCCTGCAGTTATTCCGGCATGCCAGGGTATTAAAGAAGAAGTGA
- the dnaA gene encoding chromosomal replication initiator protein DnaA has product MDLLSLWEKMLANLKQVLPKEIFTNWFEGNIIPYSYSEEENLLILDTMTNFLRDYVSKKYTDILETVAQDAIGRPTRVQLITSQEKKPAGESQSEAVAETITLPSKPAATPAPTETVVPDTHSVPSGQTEWVQPELPISDDNTAPMPIVKEAVPVKPDETPYNNNLNKDYTFDNFIVGNSNRVATAVAKSIAAAPAQKWNPFYIYGGSGLGKTHLMHAIGHELLKNFPNMRLLCITSEDFVNEFIQCIQDKNTESFRRRYRNVDVLFVDDIQFLGRGDKESSKEEFFHTFNKLYQDKKQMVFTSDRPPRDIKKLEERLRSRFENGMVTQIEPPDLETRTAILRAWAEKENITCDLDALNYIAANVSENIRKLHGAFIRVLLEASQSKSNVTLPLVKHAIHYITDAQDEKKYITIDEITTYICQHYNINYKELMGKKKTKDIALPRQIAMYMCRELTGNTYPHIGTAFNGRDHTTVMHACSQIRKKIDKDSHFKEHLEKMMNEIRGVDN; this is encoded by the coding sequence ATGGACCTGCTCAGCTTATGGGAAAAAATGCTGGCTAACCTGAAACAAGTCTTGCCCAAAGAGATTTTTACCAACTGGTTTGAAGGCAACATCATTCCCTACTCTTATTCTGAAGAAGAGAATCTTCTCATATTGGACACGATGACGAATTTTCTCCGCGATTACGTCAGCAAAAAATATACGGACATCCTGGAGACGGTCGCCCAAGACGCCATCGGCCGCCCGACGCGGGTCCAGCTGATCACAAGCCAGGAAAAGAAACCTGCCGGGGAAAGCCAGTCCGAAGCCGTCGCCGAAACCATTACTCTGCCGTCCAAGCCGGCTGCCACCCCTGCACCGACGGAAACTGTAGTCCCGGATACGCACTCCGTCCCGTCAGGACAGACAGAATGGGTCCAGCCTGAGTTGCCCATCAGTGACGACAATACGGCTCCGATGCCCATCGTCAAAGAAGCCGTTCCCGTCAAACCCGATGAAACCCCTTATAATAATAATTTAAATAAAGATTATACCTTTGATAACTTCATCGTCGGCAACAGCAACCGCGTCGCTACGGCCGTGGCCAAGTCCATTGCAGCGGCACCGGCCCAGAAGTGGAATCCTTTCTACATCTACGGCGGCAGCGGCCTGGGCAAGACACACCTGATGCACGCCATCGGTCACGAACTGCTGAAGAACTTCCCCAATATGCGTCTCCTCTGTATCACCAGCGAAGACTTCGTCAACGAATTTATCCAGTGTATCCAGGACAAGAACACGGAAAGCTTCCGCCGCCGTTACCGCAACGTCGACGTCCTCTTCGTCGACGACATCCAGTTCCTGGGCCGTGGCGATAAAGAAAGCTCGAAAGAAGAATTTTTCCACACCTTCAATAAGCTCTACCAGGACAAAAAGCAGATGGTCTTCACCAGCGACCGGCCGCCACGGGATATCAAAAAATTGGAAGAACGCCTGCGTTCGCGCTTTGAAAACGGCATGGTCACCCAGATCGAACCGCCTGATCTGGAAACGCGCACGGCCATCTTGCGGGCCTGGGCTGAAAAAGAAAATATCACCTGCGACCTGGATGCCCTCAATTATATCGCAGCCAATGTCAGTGAAAATATCCGTAAACTGCACGGCGCCTTTATCCGTGTCCTCCTGGAAGCGTCACAATCCAAGAGCAACGTCACTTTGCCCCTGGTCAAGCATGCCATCCACTATATTACGGATGCCCAGGATGAGAAGAAATACATCACCATCGATGAAATCACGACCTATATCTGCCAGCACTATAACATCAATTATAAAGAACTGATGGGCAAGAAAAAGACCAAGGACATCGCTCTGCCGCGGCAGATTGCCATGTACATGTGCCGTGAACTGACGGGGAATACCTATCCCCATATCGGGACAGCCTTCAACGGCCGCGACCATACGACAGTCATGCATGCCTGCTCCCAGATCCGGAAAAAAATCGACAAGGACAGCCATTTCAAGGAGCATCTGGAAAAGATGATGAATGAAATCCGCGGTGTGGATAACTAG
- the dnaN gene encoding DNA polymerase III subunit beta — protein MRLKLKKEDLNKGLQAVQKVAQNKSNNISSENGLLIKALHGIIEFQANDYDMGIKITVPGIIEEGGEAFIANPYLMELTRRLPSDEIEIIKEDADTQLMIKGGKLKFECLTMNPDDFNEVEIVENGYASFTTTSVVMKDLIDNTSYACATDVARPIFMGTYLDVQGDQMTMVATDTHRLALKTATLDEPVDNPLQAVIPSRLLSEISRQLPTDIPETVEITAVRNYLAVQFGNVYIRTRLIEGEFPNYRRVIPSDFKCVVTVDRAEFTGAVERASIVAKDAQYNVINFIVADDQIKLMSQHPDYGTVEDYVPCHLEGQGLDISFNGKFILDILKHCHDSEVILKSKENSPMLVQDKEDTSCVFVVTPMRTK, from the coding sequence TTGAGACTAAAACTGAAAAAAGAAGATCTGAACAAAGGCCTGCAGGCAGTCCAGAAAGTCGCTCAGAACAAAAGCAACAACATATCTTCTGAAAACGGCTTGCTTATCAAAGCCCTGCATGGTATCATCGAGTTCCAGGCCAATGACTACGACATGGGCATCAAGATTACAGTTCCCGGCATCATTGAAGAAGGCGGGGAAGCTTTTATTGCCAATCCGTATTTAATGGAATTGACCCGGCGCCTGCCCAGCGATGAAATCGAAATCATCAAGGAAGATGCCGATACGCAGCTTATGATCAAAGGCGGCAAACTCAAGTTTGAATGTCTGACCATGAATCCCGATGATTTCAATGAAGTCGAAATCGTCGAAAACGGCTATGCCAGCTTTACGACGACGAGCGTCGTCATGAAAGACCTCATCGATAATACGTCCTATGCCTGTGCCACCGACGTGGCCCGGCCGATTTTCATGGGGACTTACCTCGATGTCCAGGGCGACCAGATGACCATGGTCGCTACGGATACGCACCGCCTGGCTTTGAAGACGGCCACCTTGGATGAACCTGTGGATAATCCGCTGCAGGCCGTTATCCCCAGCCGACTGTTATCAGAAATTTCCCGCCAGCTGCCGACGGATATCCCGGAAACGGTAGAAATCACGGCGGTCCGGAATTACCTGGCCGTCCAGTTCGGCAATGTCTACATCCGGACGCGGCTCATCGAAGGGGAGTTCCCAAATTATCGGCGCGTCATCCCGAGTGACTTCAAGTGCGTCGTCACCGTAGACCGGGCGGAATTTACGGGCGCCGTCGAACGCGCTTCCATCGTAGCCAAAGATGCCCAGTACAACGTCATCAACTTCATCGTCGCCGACGATCAGATCAAGCTCATGAGCCAGCATCCCGATTACGGGACCGTCGAAGATTACGTTCCCTGCCATCTGGAAGGCCAGGGCCTGGATATTTCCTTTAACGGGAAATTCATCCTCGATATCCTGAAACATTGCCATGATTCGGAAGTCATCTTGAAATCTAAGGAAAACAGCCCCATGCTGGTCCAGGATAAAGAAGATACGTCTTGTGTATTTGTTGTAACGCCTATGAGGACAAAATGA
- the jag gene encoding RNA-binding cell elongation regulator Jag/EloR encodes MSTIETTGKTIEDAVRSGLVRLGRMKDEVDIEVLEEPKSGFFGFGSKPAKVRITEKEGVPVVPAMESQLEEAEKTAAPEAAEPAVRVEAESLPQEDTVLAVPETAEAAEEAFTAEEAAAKAKAFLQEVLKNMGIDVVIEKMIKSDKVLLHLHGKNLGILIGKHGQTLDALQYLTNLTTNQGETTRHFIMLDVENYRHRREETLKQLAIRLANRVKKSGDRVVLEPMNGYERKIIHVTLQNDPQVRTESEGQDPYRHVVIYSQE; translated from the coding sequence ATGAGTACCATCGAAACTACAGGAAAAACGATTGAAGATGCCGTCCGTTCCGGCCTGGTACGTCTCGGCAGAATGAAAGATGAAGTCGACATCGAAGTCTTGGAAGAACCGAAAAGCGGCTTTTTCGGCTTCGGCAGCAAGCCGGCTAAGGTACGTATCACCGAAAAAGAAGGCGTACCCGTCGTCCCGGCTATGGAAAGCCAGCTGGAAGAAGCCGAAAAAACGGCGGCTCCGGAAGCTGCCGAACCGGCTGTCCGCGTAGAAGCAGAAAGCCTTCCTCAGGAAGATACGGTACTGGCTGTACCGGAAACGGCCGAAGCTGCTGAAGAAGCCTTCACGGCAGAAGAAGCAGCGGCTAAGGCCAAAGCCTTCCTCCAGGAAGTCCTCAAGAACATGGGCATCGACGTCGTCATCGAAAAGATGATCAAGTCCGATAAAGTCCTGCTTCACCTGCATGGCAAGAACCTGGGCATCCTCATCGGCAAACACGGCCAGACCCTGGACGCACTCCAGTACCTGACCAACTTGACGACGAACCAGGGGGAAACGACGCGTCATTTCATCATGCTCGACGTCGAAAATTACCGCCATCGCCGCGAAGAAACGCTGAAACAGCTGGCTATCCGCCTGGCGAACCGCGTCAAAAAGAGCGGCGACCGCGTTGTCCTGGAACCGATGAACGGCTATGAACGCAAGATCATCCACGTGACCTTGCAGAACGATCCCCAGGTCCGCACGGAAAGTGAAGGCCAGGATCCCTATCGCCACGTCGTCATCTATAGCCAGGAATAA
- the rpmH gene encoding 50S ribosomal protein L34 — MKQTYQPNTLWRKRTHGFRERMKTKGGRMVLKKRRMKGRKKLSA; from the coding sequence TTGAAACAGACATATCAGCCGAATACATTGTGGAGAAAGAGAACTCATGGCTTCCGCGAAAGAATGAAGACAAAAGGCGGCCGCATGGTTTTGAAAAAACGCCGCATGAAAGGCAGAAAGAAACTCTCTGCTTAA
- a CDS encoding RNA-binding S4 domain-containing protein yields the protein METVTITTAMIQLDQFLKWASILQSGGEIRFLLDEKKIFVNGNLCTAKRKKLYPGDKIEIKGIGTYLIKGE from the coding sequence ATGGAAACAGTAACTATTACGACCGCGATGATCCAGCTCGACCAATTCTTGAAATGGGCCAGTATTTTACAGAGCGGCGGTGAAATCCGCTTCCTGCTGGACGAAAAGAAAATTTTTGTAAATGGAAATTTATGCACTGCTAAACGCAAAAAACTCTATCCGGGAGACAAAATCGAAATTAAAGGTATCGGTACGTATTTGATTAAAGGTGAATAA
- the recF gene encoding DNA replication/repair protein RecF (All proteins in this family for which functions are known are DNA-binding proteins that assist the filamentation of RecA onto DNA for the initiation of recombination or recombinational repair.) translates to MMIESVRLHRFRNYEDEVITFPKAIILLYGRNGQGKTNLLESLYMGGIGKSYRGIADADLISWNQDQASVIIQFRRSETRQQLKIILSKTAKKELWVNETKVPQKELVGTLNEVLFSPDDLQLIKGSPSLRRRFMDMEISQVSRSYYQELLQYNRAISQRNLLLKKMKYEGIHPIEEWDRQIAGFAASLVAKRLSALHKLAFLAGVLHKRLSRGQEMLDLTYVQPYGGGDRSHQTDPEWYYTLLQRHLEEDVRRQATSVGPHRDDLVFSVGPADLRKYGSQGQQRTAVLALKLSELEYVKSETGEYPVLLLDDVMSELDPDRRQALLDFVRDRIQTFITTTEPDIFAGMAGCHPICIEKGKVLSHGGTQS, encoded by the coding sequence ATGATGATTGAATCGGTCCGGCTCCACCGTTTCCGCAATTATGAGGACGAAGTGATCACTTTTCCCAAAGCCATCATCCTCCTGTACGGGAGGAATGGCCAGGGCAAGACGAATCTCCTGGAATCCTTATATATGGGAGGCATCGGCAAGTCCTACCGGGGCATAGCCGACGCCGACCTCATCAGCTGGAACCAGGACCAGGCCAGCGTCATCATCCAGTTCAGGCGGAGCGAAACGCGGCAGCAGCTGAAGATCATCTTATCGAAGACGGCCAAGAAAGAACTCTGGGTCAATGAAACAAAAGTTCCCCAGAAGGAACTTGTCGGGACGCTCAACGAAGTCCTGTTCTCGCCGGACGACCTGCAGCTCATCAAGGGCAGCCCGTCCCTGCGGCGCCGGTTCATGGACATGGAGATTTCCCAGGTCAGCCGGTCCTATTACCAGGAACTGCTGCAGTATAACCGGGCTATTTCCCAGCGCAATCTCTTGCTGAAGAAAATGAAATATGAAGGCATCCATCCCATCGAGGAATGGGACCGCCAGATTGCCGGCTTTGCGGCCTCGCTGGTAGCCAAGCGGCTTTCGGCCCTGCACAAGCTGGCCTTTCTGGCCGGCGTCCTCCACAAGCGATTGAGCCGGGGCCAGGAGATGCTGGACCTAACATATGTTCAGCCCTACGGCGGCGGCGACCGGAGCCATCAGACCGATCCGGAATGGTACTATACGCTCTTGCAGCGCCATCTGGAAGAAGACGTCCGCCGTCAGGCAACATCCGTCGGCCCTCATCGGGACGACCTCGTCTTTTCCGTCGGCCCGGCAGACCTGCGGAAATACGGTTCCCAGGGACAGCAGCGGACGGCCGTCCTGGCCTTGAAATTATCAGAGCTGGAATACGTCAAGTCCGAGACGGGCGAATATCCCGTATTGCTCCTGGACGACGTCATGAGCGAACTGGACCCGGATCGCCGGCAGGCCTTGCTCGACTTTGTCCGCGACCGTATCCAGACGTTCATTACGACGACGGAGCCGGACATCTTTGCCGGCATGGCCGGGTGTCATCCCATTTGTATTGAAAAAGGGAAGGTGCTGTCTCATGGAGGAACGCAGTCTTGA
- the yidD gene encoding membrane protein insertion efficiency factor YidD, with amino-acid sequence MKRCFIALIRFYQLFISPLHRPCCRFYPTCSAYAVEALQKYGAVKGSYLALRRILKCHPFHKGGYDPVP; translated from the coding sequence ATGAAACGGTGTTTCATAGCCCTTATCCGGTTTTACCAGTTGTTCATATCGCCCCTTCACCGGCCGTGCTGCCGGTTTTATCCGACTTGTTCTGCTTATGCCGTCGAGGCCTTGCAGAAGTACGGTGCTGTCAAAGGGAGTTATTTGGCACTAAGGCGCATTTTAAAATGCCATCCCTTTCACAAAGGCGGATATGATCCGGTACCGTAG
- the mnmE gene encoding tRNA uridine-5-carboxymethylaminomethyl(34) synthesis GTPase MnmE, with protein sequence MYDTTDTIAAIATPLGESGIGVIRISGSHAYAVGDAIFRSPSGKPLAQRRDRSIQHGLVVADDGRPVDEVLMLIMKGPHSYTAEDVLEIQCHGGRKALEEILSLVLAHGARLANPGEFTQRAFVNGRIDLAQAEAVMDVIQAKSRQGLTSAVNQLEGRLSKVIGAMRHELTDFITRLEVTIDYPEEDLEDITVPDVAGAIRKQLASLDEMLEASHDGRIIRDGVMAAIAGTPNAGKSSLLNRLLQEDRAIVTDVPGTTRDVLEEWISLKGVPVCLVDTAGIRETDDTVEKIGVTKAKAYMDKADIILVVIDSSRPLSEEDRAILENTKERNVLIVLNKSDLTPVVAEKDLGQYGHPVLSLSAGTGEGLEALKEQLLSLALSHADTAGSALLTNTRHIELVRQSREALKRALDSIEAGMPVDCAVVDLREAWDLLGSITGDTVHDDMVEEIFSRFCLGK encoded by the coding sequence ATGTACGATACGACCGATACGATTGCGGCCATTGCCACTCCTTTGGGGGAAAGCGGTATCGGCGTCATCCGTATCAGCGGCAGCCATGCTTATGCGGTCGGCGACGCCATTTTCCGCAGTCCTTCCGGAAAACCCCTGGCCCAGCGCCGGGACCGTTCCATCCAGCATGGTCTCGTCGTCGCCGATGACGGCCGCCCTGTCGATGAAGTACTGATGCTCATCATGAAGGGCCCCCATTCCTATACGGCAGAAGACGTACTGGAAATCCAGTGCCACGGCGGCCGCAAAGCCCTGGAAGAAATCCTCAGCCTGGTCCTGGCCCACGGCGCCCGTCTGGCCAATCCCGGAGAATTTACGCAGCGGGCTTTTGTCAACGGCCGCATCGATCTGGCCCAGGCCGAAGCCGTCATGGATGTTATCCAGGCCAAGAGCCGTCAGGGCCTGACCAGTGCCGTCAATCAGCTCGAAGGCCGCCTGTCCAAGGTCATCGGCGCCATGCGCCATGAGCTGACCGATTTCATTACCCGCCTGGAAGTGACTATCGATTATCCTGAAGAAGACCTGGAAGACATTACGGTCCCCGATGTAGCCGGTGCCATCCGCAAGCAGCTGGCGTCCCTCGATGAGATGCTGGAAGCTTCCCACGATGGCCGCATCATTCGCGACGGCGTCATGGCCGCCATTGCCGGCACGCCGAACGCCGGCAAGTCGAGCCTGCTGAACCGCCTGCTCCAGGAAGACCGGGCCATCGTCACCGACGTGCCGGGGACGACGCGGGACGTCCTGGAAGAATGGATTTCCCTCAAGGGCGTCCCGGTCTGCCTCGTCGATACGGCGGGTATCCGGGAGACCGATGATACAGTCGAAAAAATCGGCGTCACCAAGGCCAAGGCCTACATGGATAAGGCCGATATCATCCTCGTCGTCATCGACAGCTCGCGGCCCCTTTCCGAGGAAGACCGGGCCATCCTGGAGAACACGAAGGAGCGAAATGTCCTCATCGTCCTCAATAAGAGCGACTTGACGCCTGTCGTTGCGGAAAAAGACCTGGGACAGTATGGTCATCCCGTCCTGTCCTTGTCGGCCGGCACCGGGGAAGGCCTGGAAGCCTTGAAAGAACAGCTCCTGTCCCTGGCGTTGTCCCATGCCGATACGGCCGGCAGCGCCCTGCTCACCAACACGCGCCATATCGAACTGGTGCGCCAGAGCCGGGAAGCCTTGAAACGGGCCCTCGATTCCATCGAAGCCGGCATGCCTGTCGACTGTGCCGTCGTCGACCTGCGCGAAGCCTGGGACCTCTTGGGTTCGATTACTGGCGATACCGTTCACGACGATATGGTCGAAGAAATATTCAGCCGATTCTGTTTAGGTAAATAA
- a CDS encoding DUF721 domain-containing protein, which yields MEERSLELKKAGLAIPKVLEQNRLLLPYHLYQAKRDWKQIAGEQIAKYSYILDFKDKQVIIAVMNPVYMNYLFMYKNKIIEEINSYVGHRAIADVRFVKKGKKPVRTVYETLEGEVEDVFPKETISQVRLDDATVAHIRRETAHLPEGLREKVVQLRFAQAKRKKAYELEGFAACPRCGRWMAPGEKECLFCRSEARQALKRQIRSHLDDMPWLSWEALAAYLQVPVTAGDVEQAYNEVRRNLIYTYIEKVYYEYDTAADDFTLAMLITRRVPGEIPPKFIENLVAKYRRKDDHVSSPEP from the coding sequence ATGGAGGAACGCAGTCTTGAATTAAAAAAAGCCGGTTTAGCCATACCGAAGGTATTGGAGCAGAACCGGCTTCTTTTGCCCTATCACCTGTACCAGGCCAAACGGGACTGGAAGCAGATTGCAGGCGAACAGATTGCTAAATATTCATATATATTAGATTTTAAGGATAAACAGGTCATCATTGCCGTCATGAACCCGGTCTATATGAATTACTTGTTTATGTATAAAAATAAAATAATAGAGGAAATTAATTCTTATGTCGGGCATCGGGCCATTGCCGATGTCCGTTTTGTCAAAAAGGGAAAGAAGCCGGTCCGGACGGTCTATGAGACCCTGGAAGGCGAGGTGGAAGATGTCTTTCCTAAAGAGACTATCAGCCAGGTGCGCCTGGATGACGCAACGGTGGCCCATATCCGTCGGGAAACGGCTCATCTGCCAGAAGGGCTGCGGGAAAAAGTCGTTCAGCTCCGCTTTGCCCAGGCCAAGCGGAAGAAGGCCTATGAGCTGGAAGGCTTCGCCGCCTGTCCCCGCTGCGGCCGCTGGATGGCGCCTGGCGAAAAGGAATGTCTCTTTTGCCGCAGTGAGGCCCGGCAGGCCTTGAAACGGCAGATCCGTTCCCACCTCGACGACATGCCCTGGCTGTCGTGGGAAGCCCTGGCCGCTTATCTCCAGGTACCGGTGACGGCAGGCGATGTGGAACAGGCGTATAATGAAGTCCGCCGGAACCTGATTTATACGTATATTGAAAAGGTCTATTATGAATACGATACGGCGGCCGATGATTTCACTCTGGCCATGCTCATCACCCGCCGCGTTCCCGGCGAGATTCCGCCGAAATTCATTGAGAACCTCGTTGCCAAATATAGGAGGAAAGACGACCATGTATCTTCACCTGAGCCGTGA